In Chitinophaga oryzae, the sequence CTGCAAAGCCTCCGGCTACTTCGAATTATTCATAAAAGTCTGTGTATCAAAAAAAATTGTCAGAGAACTGAGTTTGCCATGATCAATCGTCCAGTATTCTGCCACATTCCCATTTATCCTGGCGCCATTCTGAAAAACGAAATCATAATTGGCGATTACAGCAGCCTTGTCTCCTTCAACGATCACCTGCTGCACGCGCATACTTTCAAAACGTTGCGAGAAGCGCCTGATAATTTCAATATAGGCCTGCTTTCCCACAACAGGGTTCGGGTTTGTCATATCACCGCCAATGAACCGGAAGTCGTCTGACAAGGTATGCTCCCAACCTTCCTTCTTTGAGAATCCATCATAATAGGCCTCCAATAGTTTTTTTGCATCAAAAGGATTTTCCATGACAAGTTAGCTTTAAATGGATAAATTTGTTATTGCAAAATACAATAACAAATATAAAAAGAAATTGCAAAATGCAATAACTTAATTTATTTATGGAAAACAAAAGGTCCGATTGCCCAATCAGTTGTTCTTTGGAGGTATTTGGCGACAAATGGTCTTTGTTGATCATTCGCGATATTATGTTACGGGACAAGGTATCCTTCAGCGAATTTTTGGCGTCAGAAGAAAAGATAGCCACCAATATTCTTGTCAACAGGCTGAACCTTTTAGAATCGGAGAAAATCCTGGTAAAAGAAGTATCGCCCTTAAACAAGTCGAAATTCGTATATAGCCTCACTCAAAAAGGGGCCGATTTACTGCCAATTGTGATTGAAATAATGGATTGGGGCGCCAAATACAATAAAAATTGTCCGAGGAAAGAGCTGGGTAAACGAATTAAGAGCGATAAGCCGGCGGTGATTAAGGAGTTGACTTCGGAGCTGAAAAAGAAAATAAAATAGTGGCGGCCTGCCGTTACCGTAGCGCTATGCACCGCCTGCTATCACAGGAAAGCCTGAACGAAAAAGCGGCCTTCCGGCCGCCCTTTCGTGATTAAAGATAAGATGCTGCCATCCTATTTATTAACAGGGCGAAGGTCCAGTATCCGGATATTCCTGAAGTCCACCGGCTGCCCTTCACTTTGCAAGGCGATATAACCTTCTGACAACAGTTTTCCGTCTATTTTCACCGCGGGGTCATAGTTGTTTACCACACCGCCGCCGATTTGGGGCTTTGAATATTGCAGCACGGTATCGCCATTGATGATATGCGTGATGAGCGAGTCGCCCAGTACAATCAGCTCGCCTCTCACCCATTGTTCGCCTTCATATGTTTTGGATGAAGATTCAATACAATGCTGCGGGTCCAGCTTTCCTTTATATACAACGTTGGTCCCGGGAGAGCACATATTGCCGGTAGGACGGGCATTGCCGTCTCCCAGACCTGCGAGCAGCTGCATTTCCACGGAAATCGGCCAATCCTGTTCCTTTGGCATGGCGCGGGGGTCCTGGGAGTGAAACATTACACCGCTGTTTAGCAGTGTATATTCCGGCGCAGAAGGATACCATTTCCCTACAAAGCGATACTCAAATTTCAGGTGATAATGTGAGAACGGACGTTTATAATAGAGATGCCCAAACTGATCGTTAAAATCGCCGTACTGGTCATAACGTACCTTAATGATGCTATCCTCCACCCGGAAGGTATTACCAAAATTATCGCCGGCATTGTGATGATGAATTTTCACGATCCAGTCATCCAGGTCTTTGCCGTTAAACAGGCTTACCCATTGCGGGCTGTTTTCTTTTGCGGTTTGCCGGCAAGCCATGCAATACAGCAGCGTCAGTACGAGAAGGTACGAAAGTCTTTTTTTCATGTGGGCAATGTGCATGTTCACTTTTACAGGTAAGCCATTAAGATAGGGCAAAAACCTGGTAAATAAAACATGCCAGCCACCAACACCGGAAATTTACCAATGACTGCCTGGCCGGACCATGCTTATCCTGTATGCTTAACAGGTGTTTCCTGATTAGTTAAATGCCTGCCGGAACTGAAGCGGTGACAGGCTCGT encodes:
- a CDS encoding nuclear transport factor 2 family protein — encoded protein: MENPFDAKKLLEAYYDGFSKKEGWEHTLSDDFRFIGGDMTNPNPVVGKQAYIEIIRRFSQRFESMRVQQVIVEGDKAAVIANYDFVFQNGARINGNVAEYWTIDHGKLSSLTIFFDTQTFMNNSK
- a CDS encoding winged helix-turn-helix transcriptional regulator, encoding MENKRSDCPISCSLEVFGDKWSLLIIRDIMLRDKVSFSEFLASEEKIATNILVNRLNLLESEKILVKEVSPLNKSKFVYSLTQKGADLLPIVIEIMDWGAKYNKNCPRKELGKRIKSDKPAVIKELTSELKKKIK
- a CDS encoding 3-keto-disaccharide hydrolase, which encodes MKKRLSYLLVLTLLYCMACRQTAKENSPQWVSLFNGKDLDDWIVKIHHHNAGDNFGNTFRVEDSIIKVRYDQYGDFNDQFGHLYYKRPFSHYHLKFEYRFVGKWYPSAPEYTLLNSGVMFHSQDPRAMPKEQDWPISVEMQLLAGLGDGNARPTGNMCSPGTNVVYKGKLDPQHCIESSSKTYEGEQWVRGELIVLGDSLITHIINGDTVLQYSKPQIGGGVVNNYDPAVKIDGKLLSEGYIALQSEGQPVDFRNIRILDLRPVNK